A region of Acinetobacter sp. WCHA45 DNA encodes the following proteins:
- the merC gene encoding organomercurial transporter MerC — MGLITRIAGKTGALGSVVSAMGCAACFPAIASFGAAIGLGFLSQYEGLFIGILLPMFAGITLLANAIAWLNHRQWRRTALGTIGPILVLAAVFLMRAYGWQSGGLLYVGLALMVGVSVWDFISPAHRRCGPDSCELPEQRG; from the coding sequence ATGGGACTCATCACGCGCATCGCTGGCAAAACCGGCGCGCTCGGCAGCGTCGTTTCCGCGATGGGCTGCGCCGCCTGTTTTCCTGCCATCGCCAGCTTTGGCGCGGCCATCGGACTGGGCTTCTTGAGCCAGTACGAGGGGCTATTCATTGGCATCCTGCTGCCGATGTTCGCCGGCATCACGTTACTCGCCAATGCTATCGCTTGGCTCAATCATCGACAGTGGCGACGCACGGCGCTCGGCACGATAGGCCCGATCTTGGTGCTGGCAGCGGTGTTTTTAATGCGGGCTTACGGCTGGCAGAGCGGTGGACTGCTCTATGTCGGCCTGGCCTTGATGGTTGGGGTGTCGGTCTGGGATTTCATCTCGCCAGCACATCGCCGCTGCGGGCCGGACAGCTGTGAATTGCCAGAACAACGTGGCTGA
- the merP gene encoding mercury resistance system periplasmic binding protein MerP encodes MKKLFASLALAAFVAPVFAATQTVTLSVPGMTCASCPITVKHALSKVEGVSKTDVSFDKRQAVVTFDDAKTNVQKLTKATEDAGYPSSLKR; translated from the coding sequence ATGAAAAAGCTGTTTGCCTCCCTCGCTCTCGCCGCTTTCGTTGCCCCCGTGTTCGCCGCCACTCAGACCGTCACGCTGTCCGTGCCTGGCATGACCTGCGCCTCTTGCCCGATCACTGTCAAGCACGCGCTTTCCAAGGTTGAGGGCGTGAGCAAGACCGACGTAAGTTTCGACAAGCGCCAGGCCGTCGTCACCTTCGACGATGCCAAGACCAACGTCCAGAAGTTGACCAAGGCGACCGAGGACGCGGGCTATCCGTCCAGCCTCAAACGCTGA